The Chromatiaceae bacterium genome has a window encoding:
- a CDS encoding diacylglycerol kinase, translated as MANQQAKGWRRLANAWIFSQKGFKAAYQHEEAFRQEVWALLVLLPLSLWLGETPVERALLLGSLLLVPIVELLNSAIETNVDRVGLEHHELSGRAKDIASAAVFLVIVFAASVWGLILIPRWL; from the coding sequence ATGGCTAATCAGCAGGCCAAGGGTTGGCGGCGCCTGGCCAATGCCTGGATTTTCTCCCAGAAGGGCTTCAAGGCCGCCTACCAACACGAGGAGGCCTTTCGGCAAGAGGTCTGGGCCCTGCTGGTGCTCCTGCCCCTGAGTCTCTGGCTGGGGGAGACCCCCGTGGAACGGGCCCTGCTCCTCGGCAGTCTGCTCCTGGTACCCATCGTCGAGTTGTTGAATTCCGCCATCGAGACCAATGTGGATCGGGTCGGCCTGGAGCATCACGAACTCTCCGGCCGCGCCAAGGACATCGCCTCGGCGGCGGTCTTCCTGGTCATCGTCTTCGCCGCCAGTGTCTGGGGCCTGATCCTCATCCCCCGGTGGCTGTGA
- a CDS encoding DUF1566 domain-containing protein, whose amino-acid sequence MITKMLKILCPALFLLTSTLGNVVQAATMNYSGGWKATTTYPLGSVVTYNKATYYSLKSSTSAPNKNQQPDKQPTWWRPVGTIGNTIHSGSGAPTAAIGNMGDFYLDKVTIQLYGPKTTLGWPTSFVSLVGPPGPTGATGAQGPTGAQGPAGPEGATGETGPQGPVGLTGAQGAKGDTGAVGAAGATGPQGPEGPAGVVLKADGPCFSNDSQIADCGNGTLTDSLTGLIWLADPDCANLGVRDWAAANEAAASLGDGDCGLTDQSASGDWRLPTTEEWLWSAQFLFARNDADAYWSASTDRSQQHHAMAAQLGTGITPRAKLESQGVWPVRGGYSLPSSTVSPAHQATFRYLPIGASGEIIKDLVTGYEWQRCSVGQAWNASTQTCDGTAGTYNWDSATGLWPLAAAEWRLPTIAELRTLVYCSNGIPVLIGMTANNTFCGGTYQSPTIVSWAFPNTPIGLFWSSSPYELQPDDTAWTVNFVYGGGSTYAKNNPVQVRLVRSGQ is encoded by the coding sequence ATGATAACGAAGATGCTTAAAATCCTTTGCCCTGCATTGTTCCTCCTAACATCGACCCTTGGTAATGTAGTTCAAGCCGCAACCATGAACTATAGCGGCGGATGGAAGGCGACTACTACCTACCCTTTGGGGAGCGTTGTCACTTACAACAAAGCTACTTACTACTCGTTAAAAAGCAGCACCAGTGCCCCCAACAAAAACCAGCAACCGGACAAGCAACCTACCTGGTGGCGGCCGGTAGGGACCATTGGCAATACGATTCATAGTGGTTCCGGTGCCCCTACTGCCGCCATTGGCAACATGGGTGATTTTTATCTGGATAAAGTGACCATCCAACTTTATGGGCCAAAGACCACCTTGGGGTGGCCAACCTCTTTCGTCTCCTTGGTTGGGCCTCCGGGTCCCACCGGGGCTACCGGTGCACAAGGTCCAACGGGTGCGCAAGGTCCGGCAGGACCTGAGGGAGCCACGGGGGAAACAGGGCCGCAGGGTCCGGTGGGCTTAACGGGTGCTCAAGGCGCCAAGGGTGACACCGGCGCGGTGGGTGCCGCTGGGGCGACGGGGCCTCAGGGCCCGGAGGGACCCGCTGGAGTCGTGCTTAAGGCCGATGGACCCTGTTTCAGTAACGACAGCCAAATAGCTGACTGTGGGAACGGGACCCTCACGGACTCCCTGACCGGCCTGATTTGGCTGGCGGATCCGGACTGCGCCAACTTAGGTGTCAGGGATTGGGCGGCGGCGAATGAGGCGGCGGCCAGTTTGGGGGATGGCGATTGCGGCCTCACGGATCAGTCCGCCAGCGGCGACTGGCGGTTGCCAACCACCGAGGAATGGCTATGGAGTGCCCAGTTCCTTTTCGCGCGTAACGATGCCGACGCTTATTGGTCGGCCTCGACCGATCGGTCACAGCAGCACCATGCGATGGCGGCACAACTTGGAACGGGTATTACCCCCCGCGCCAAGCTCGAATCGCAAGGGGTCTGGCCAGTCCGTGGGGGATATAGCCTGCCAAGCAGCACCGTCTCCCCTGCGCATCAGGCGACCTTCCGTTATCTGCCGATAGGGGCCAGCGGCGAGATCATCAAGGATTTGGTGACAGGGTATGAGTGGCAGCGGTGCAGCGTCGGCCAGGCCTGGAATGCGAGCACCCAGACCTGTGACGGGACGGCCGGAACCTATAACTGGGATTCTGCCACGGGATTATGGCCTCTTGCGGCCGCCGAGTGGCGGCTACCGACCATCGCCGAATTGCGGACCCTGGTCTATTGCTCCAACGGGATCCCAGTTCTTATCGGTATGACTGCCAATAACACCTTCTGTGGTGGGACCTACCAGAGCCCCACTATCGTCTCCTGGGCCTTCCCGAATACGCCCATAGGTCTCTTCTGGTCGTCCTCGCCCTATGAGCTTCAGCCTGACGACACTGCCTGGACCGTGAACTTTGTCTATGGCGGCGGCAGTACCTACGCCAAGAATAACCCCGTCCAGGTTCGTCTCGTGCGTAGCGGACAGTGA
- a CDS encoding BrnT family toxin, which produces MKLDWDPNKAAANLRKHGVSFQEAATVFGDPMALSFDDPDHSTGERRFLTFGLTRTEKWVIVSHTEEGGITRVISARTMNKRERKIYEEG; this is translated from the coding sequence GTGAAGCTTGATTGGGACCCCAACAAGGCCGCCGCGAATCTACGCAAACATGGCGTCTCCTTTCAAGAGGCGGCCACCGTTTTTGGTGATCCGATGGCCCTCAGCTTCGATGACCCGGACCACTCCACGGGGGAAAGACGTTTTCTTACCTTTGGCCTCACGAGAACAGAAAAGTGGGTGATCGTATCGCATACGGAAGAGGGCGGTATCACCCGAGTCATCAGCGCGCGCACGATGAATAAGCGAGAAAGGAAAATCTATGAAGAGGGTTAA
- a CDS encoding DUF2281 domain-containing protein: MFTAASLPIEEQIVATLRRLPPASRAEVLDFAQFLSQRQQLAPGLRPFGLCAGEFVVPQDFDAPLPEAELRLFESWGSCWIPLASPRWGR, encoded by the coding sequence ATGTTCACCGCCGCCTCCTTGCCTATCGAAGAGCAGATTGTTGCTACCCTCCGCCGGTTGCCGCCGGCTAGTCGGGCCGAGGTGCTGGATTTTGCGCAATTCCTGAGTCAGCGCCAGCAGCTGGCGCCGGGGCTCCGCCCCTTTGGCCTGTGCGCCGGGGAATTCGTGGTGCCCCAGGATTTCGATGCTCCCTTGCCCGAGGCGGAACTGCGGCTGTTCGAGTCATGGGGCTCCTGCTGGATACCCCTAGCTTCCCCACGGTGGGGAAGGTGA
- a CDS encoding dimethyl sulfoxide reductase anchor subunit, translating to MHPALSVLFLTTLIGAGQGLFLALYTGQLYALAQLLPAQGAGFYVDGSVLALGLLVAGLVASFFHLGRPERAWRTATRWRSSWLSREVILLPAVMGLVALYGLTHALDLTARPWFTLAGILPVDATLVVGLLGTLATFALYGATAMIYASVRFLPEWHSPLTVLNFTLLGLASGFLLAAAYAAWLGNGLVSFFGFWAVIATLLGLVTRVASLRRLGRIKPKSSLPTAIGVRHSAIVQIAQGATAGSFNTREFFHGASPATRRGVRWLFLLLVFPLPVGLLVVGHLTASRGLPLVAFGVQYLGLLLERWSFFAEARHPQNVYYQGVA from the coding sequence ATGCATCCCGCCCTGTCCGTCCTCTTCCTCACCACCCTCATCGGCGCCGGCCAGGGGCTGTTCCTGGCCCTCTACACCGGCCAGCTCTATGCCCTGGCCCAACTGCTGCCGGCCCAGGGGGCGGGCTTCTACGTCGATGGCAGCGTCCTGGCCCTGGGGCTGCTGGTCGCCGGGCTGGTGGCCTCCTTCTTCCACCTCGGCCGGCCGGAGCGGGCCTGGCGCACCGCCACCCGCTGGCGCAGCTCCTGGCTGTCGCGGGAGGTGATCCTGCTGCCGGCGGTGATGGGCCTGGTGGCCCTCTATGGCCTGACCCACGCCCTCGACCTGACCGCCCGGCCCTGGTTCACCCTGGCCGGCATCCTGCCGGTGGACGCTACCCTGGTGGTGGGCCTGCTCGGTACCCTGGCGACCTTCGCCCTCTACGGGGCCACCGCCATGATCTACGCCAGCGTGCGCTTTCTGCCCGAGTGGCACAGCCCCCTGACGGTGCTCAACTTCACCCTGCTGGGGCTGGCGTCGGGCTTCCTGCTCGCTGCCGCCTACGCCGCCTGGCTGGGCAATGGCCTGGTCAGCTTCTTCGGCTTCTGGGCGGTGATTGCCACCCTGCTGGGGCTGGTGACGCGGGTTGCCAGCCTGCGCCGCCTGGGGCGCATCAAGCCCAAGAGCAGCCTGCCGACCGCCATCGGCGTGCGCCATAGCGCCATCGTCCAGATCGCCCAGGGCGCCACGGCGGGCAGCTTCAACACCCGGGAGTTTTTTCATGGGGCCTCGCCGGCGACCCGGCGCGGGGTGCGGTGGCTGTTTCTGCTGCTGGTGTTTCCGCTGCCGGTGGGGCTGCTGGTGGTGGGGCACCTGACGGCGTCGCGCGGGCTGCCGCTGGTGGCCTTTGGGGTGCAGTATCTGGGGCTGCTGCTGGAACGCTGGTCCTTCTTCGCGGAGGCGAGGCATCCGCAGAATGTCTATTATCAGGGGGTGGCGTGA
- a CDS encoding 4Fe-4S dicluster domain-containing protein has translation MTQLALVIDLNVCVGCHACVTSCKQWNTSGWAGPLADHNPYGAGPTGTFFNRVQTFEIGRFPATETLHFPKSCLHCEEPPCVPVCPTGASYKRPDNGVVLVDYDKCIGCKYCSWSCPYGAREYDERERVMKKCTLCIDRILDLTLPERERQPACVLACPTSARLFGDVHDPDSAAAIAIRERGGYVLMPEWGTQPANHYLPRRKARLHIDPDELKRVDNPLRREDLTRYTGEEAVDDVAW, from the coding sequence ATGACCCAGCTCGCCCTGGTCATCGACCTCAATGTCTGCGTCGGCTGCCATGCCTGCGTCACCTCCTGCAAGCAGTGGAACACCTCCGGCTGGGCCGGACCCCTGGCGGACCACAACCCCTACGGCGCCGGTCCCACCGGGACCTTCTTCAACCGGGTGCAGACCTTCGAGATCGGCCGCTTCCCGGCCACCGAGACCCTGCACTTCCCCAAGAGCTGCCTGCACTGCGAGGAGCCGCCCTGCGTGCCGGTCTGTCCCACCGGGGCCTCCTACAAGCGCCCGGACAACGGCGTGGTGCTGGTCGATTACGACAAGTGCATTGGCTGCAAGTACTGCTCCTGGTCCTGCCCCTACGGAGCGCGGGAGTACGACGAGCGGGAACGGGTGATGAAGAAGTGCACCCTCTGTATCGACCGCATCCTGGACCTGACCCTGCCGGAGCGCGAGCGCCAGCCGGCCTGCGTCCTGGCCTGTCCCACCAGCGCCCGCCTGTTCGGCGATGTCCACGACCCCGACTCGGCGGCGGCCATCGCCATCCGCGAGCGCGGTGGCTATGTGCTGATGCCGGAGTGGGGCACTCAGCCAGCCAATCATTATCTGCCCCGGCGCAAGGCGCGGCTGCACATCGACCCCGACGAACTCAAGCGCGTCGATAATCCCCTGCGCCGCGAGGATCTGACCCGTTACACCGGGGAGGAGGCCGTGGACGACGTGGCCTGGTAG
- the soeA gene encoding sulfite dehydrogenase subunit SoeA, with protein MQEPIPDRAIGRAEVKETTCYMCACRCGIRVQLRDGEVRYIEGNPDHPLNQGVICAKGSSGIMKQYSPARLTQPLRRRPGAMRGAADFEPISWEEAFTLLTERLAHLRATDPKQFALFTGRDQMQALTGLFAKQFGTPNYAAHGGFCSVNLAAGLIYTIGGSFWEFGGPDLDRAKLFVMIGTAEDHHSNPLKIAIGNFKRKGGKFISINPIRTGYSAVADEWVPIKPGTDGALLLAIIHEILKLGLYDRDFLIQYTNAAELVIDDPSRDDHGLFQRFEMRYEEGCFDPENKLWWDPAIGAVGTHTPGAEPRLLGSYQLEDGTPVKPAFQLLMERVADYTPEWAAGITGIPAATIRRLAHEMGVTARDQQIELPIPWTDCWDNEHATVTGNPVAFHAMRGLAAHSNGFHTIRALGILMTILGTIDRPGGFRHRAPYPRPIPPCPKPPKGPECVQPDSPLDGMPLGWPARPEDLFVDAAGEPLRIDKAFSWEHPLAVHGLMHNVITNAWRGDPYPLDTLLLFMANMAWNSSMNTVGVRQMLADKDGEGNYKIPFLVVCDTFASETVAFADLVLPDTSYLERHDVFSLLDRPISEFDGPVDAVRIPVVPPKGECRPFQEVLIELGTRLKLPAFVTPSGARRFRDYPDFIINYETSPGSGIGFLSGWRGQGGEKFLKGEPNPRQWEMYAQHHCVYHHELPKSYQYMRNWNKGYLHWARAHGLIRYADPIGLNLYSEVLQRFRLAAQGKGPGRQPPARLAARVATYCDPLPFYYEPLEAGLVDTQRYPLNALTQRPMAMYHSWDSQNAWLRQIHGHNVLFVNPQVGIANGFGDGDWIWVESPQGAVRCQCRFSEAVEPGTVWTWNAIGKAAGAWGLAPDADESRRGFLLNHLISEELPATSAGDHLSNADPVTGQAAWFDVRVRVRKAEPGEPAATLPQFAPQRRVPGQGRSPGRWLAYVAGRRGRR; from the coding sequence ATGCAGGAACCTATTCCCGATCGCGCCATTGGCCGCGCCGAGGTCAAGGAGACCACCTGTTACATGTGCGCCTGCCGCTGCGGCATCCGCGTCCAGCTGCGCGACGGCGAGGTGCGTTACATCGAAGGCAACCCCGACCACCCCCTCAACCAGGGCGTCATCTGCGCCAAGGGTTCCTCGGGGATCATGAAGCAGTATTCCCCGGCACGCCTCACCCAGCCCCTGCGCCGCCGCCCCGGCGCCATGCGCGGCGCCGCCGACTTCGAGCCCATCTCCTGGGAGGAGGCCTTCACCCTCCTCACCGAGCGCCTGGCCCACCTGCGCGCCACCGACCCCAAGCAATTCGCCCTTTTTACCGGTCGCGACCAGATGCAGGCCCTCACCGGCCTGTTCGCCAAGCAGTTCGGCACCCCCAACTACGCCGCCCACGGCGGCTTCTGTTCCGTCAACCTGGCGGCGGGGCTTATCTACACCATCGGCGGTTCCTTCTGGGAGTTTGGCGGCCCCGACCTCGACCGCGCCAAGCTGTTCGTCATGATCGGCACCGCCGAGGACCACCACTCCAACCCCCTCAAGATCGCTATTGGCAACTTCAAGCGCAAGGGCGGCAAGTTCATTTCCATCAACCCCATCCGCACCGGCTACTCGGCGGTGGCCGACGAGTGGGTCCCCATCAAGCCTGGTACCGACGGCGCCCTGCTGCTGGCCATCATCCACGAGATCCTCAAGCTCGGCCTTTACGACCGCGACTTTCTCATCCAGTACACCAACGCCGCGGAGCTGGTCATCGACGACCCCAGCCGCGACGATCACGGCCTCTTCCAGCGCTTCGAGATGCGCTACGAAGAGGGCTGTTTCGACCCCGAGAACAAGCTGTGGTGGGACCCCGCCATCGGCGCCGTCGGCACTCATACTCCCGGGGCCGAGCCGCGCCTGCTGGGCAGCTACCAACTGGAGGACGGCACCCCGGTCAAGCCCGCCTTCCAACTGCTGATGGAGCGGGTCGCCGACTACACTCCCGAGTGGGCCGCTGGCATCACCGGCATTCCCGCCGCCACCATCCGCCGCCTGGCCCACGAGATGGGCGTCACCGCCCGCGACCAGCAGATCGAGCTGCCCATCCCCTGGACCGACTGCTGGGACAACGAGCACGCCACCGTGACCGGCAATCCGGTGGCCTTTCACGCCATGCGCGGCCTGGCCGCCCACTCCAACGGCTTCCACACCATCCGCGCCCTGGGCATTCTCATGACCATCCTGGGCACCATCGACCGGCCCGGCGGCTTTCGGCACCGCGCCCCCTATCCGCGCCCTATCCCGCCCTGTCCCAAGCCGCCCAAGGGTCCGGAGTGCGTCCAGCCCGACAGCCCCCTGGACGGCATGCCCCTGGGCTGGCCGGCCCGGCCCGAGGACCTGTTCGTCGACGCCGCCGGCGAGCCGCTGCGCATCGACAAGGCCTTCTCCTGGGAGCACCCCCTGGCGGTGCATGGCCTGATGCACAACGTCATCACCAACGCCTGGCGCGGCGACCCCTATCCCCTCGACACCCTGCTCCTGTTCATGGCCAACATGGCCTGGAACTCCAGCATGAACACGGTGGGGGTGCGCCAGATGCTGGCCGACAAGGACGGGGAGGGCAACTACAAGATCCCCTTCCTGGTGGTGTGCGACACCTTCGCCTCCGAGACCGTCGCCTTCGCCGACCTGGTGCTGCCGGACACCAGCTACCTAGAGCGTCACGACGTCTTCTCCCTGCTCGACCGGCCCATCTCCGAGTTCGACGGCCCGGTCGATGCGGTGCGCATCCCGGTGGTGCCGCCCAAGGGCGAGTGCCGGCCCTTCCAGGAGGTGCTCATCGAACTGGGCACCCGGCTGAAGCTGCCGGCCTTCGTCACCCCGAGCGGCGCCCGGCGTTTCCGCGACTATCCCGACTTCATCATCAACTACGAGACCTCCCCCGGCTCCGGCATCGGCTTCCTGTCCGGCTGGCGCGGCCAGGGCGGCGAGAAGTTCCTCAAGGGCGAGCCCAACCCCCGCCAGTGGGAGATGTACGCCCAGCACCACTGCGTATATCACCACGAGCTGCCCAAGTCCTACCAGTACATGCGCAACTGGAACAAGGGCTATCTGCACTGGGCGCGCGCCCATGGCCTGATCCGCTACGCCGACCCCATCGGCCTCAACCTCTACTCCGAGGTGCTGCAACGCTTCCGCCTCGCCGCCCAGGGCAAGGGTCCCGGCCGCCAGCCCCCGGCGCGCCTGGCCGCCCGCGTCGCCACCTACTGCGACCCGCTGCCCTTCTATTACGAGCCCCTGGAGGCCGGCCTGGTGGATACCCAGCGCTATCCCCTCAACGCCCTCACCCAGCGGCCCATGGCCATGTATCACTCCTGGGACAGCCAGAACGCCTGGCTGCGCCAGATCCACGGCCACAACGTCCTCTTCGTCAACCCCCAGGTTGGCATTGCCAACGGCTTTGGCGACGGCGACTGGATCTGGGTCGAGTCCCCCCAGGGCGCGGTGCGCTGCCAGTGCCGCTTCTCCGAGGCGGTGGAGCCGGGCACGGTCTGGACCTGGAACGCCATCGGCAAGGCGGCGGGCGCCTGGGGGCTGGCCCCGGACGCCGACGAGTCGCGCCGGGGCTTTCTGCTCAATCACCTCATCAGCGAGGAATTGCCCGCCACCAGCGCCGGCGACCACCTGTCCAACGCCGACCCGGTGACCGGCCAGGCGGCCTGGTTCGACGTGCGGGTGCGGGTGCGCAAGGCCGAGCCCGGCGAGCCGGCCGCGACCCTGCCTCAGTTCGCCCCCCAGCGCCGGGTGCCCGGCCAGGGTCGGTCCCCCGGGCGCTGGCTGGCCTACGTCGCCGGGCGCCGCGGCCGCCGCTAG
- a CDS encoding threonylcarbamoyl-AMP synthase — MAQFFDIHPDNPQPRLIRRAVDILLEGGVIIYPTDSSYALGCQIGEKDAMERIRRIRHLDDKHNFTLVCRDLSEITTYAKIDNQAFRLLKSMTPGAYTFIFEGTKQVPRRLMHPRRKTIGIRVPDNVICRELLGALDQPILSTTLMLPGDDQPLTDPYEMRDLLGHQVDLIIDGGFCGLEPTTLVDLSGDVALVTRLGKGDPSLFEEQ; from the coding sequence ATGGCCCAATTCTTCGACATCCATCCCGATAATCCCCAGCCGCGGCTCATCCGCCGGGCGGTGGATATCCTGCTGGAAGGCGGTGTCATCATTTACCCCACGGACTCTTCCTATGCCCTGGGTTGCCAGATTGGCGAGAAGGACGCCATGGAGCGGATCCGCCGCATCCGCCATCTGGATGACAAGCACAATTTCACCCTGGTCTGCCGTGACCTCTCCGAGATCACCACCTACGCCAAGATCGATAATCAGGCCTTCCGCCTGCTCAAAAGCATGACCCCAGGGGCCTATACCTTCATCTTCGAGGGCACTAAGCAGGTACCGCGGCGCCTCATGCACCCCCGGCGCAAGACTATCGGCATCCGGGTGCCGGACAACGTGATCTGCCGGGAACTCCTGGGTGCCCTGGACCAGCCCATCCTGAGTACCACTCTCATGCTCCCCGGCGATGACCAGCCCCTCACCGATCCCTACGAAATGCGCGACCTGCTGGGCCATCAGGTGGACCTCATCATCGATGGCGGCTTTTGCGGTCTGGAGCCTACCACCCTGGTCGATTTGAGTGGGGATGTGGCTCTAGTGACCAGGCTGGGCAAGGGCGATCCCAGCCTCTTCGAGGAGCAGTAA
- a CDS encoding PHP domain-containing protein, protein MGSPYDLHTHSTASDGTLTPTELVARAAQVGIQVLALTDHDTLNGIAEAQAAAAKRGLNLIPGVEISVTWSGRTIHILGLGLDPSTPALNAGLLGVREYRNWRAKEIGLRLAAKGIEGAYAGALALAADERFVGRTHFARFLVQQGYAATVREVFKRYLVKGKPGHVTGDWASLEEALGWIREAGGQAVIAHPARYSLTGFKMRHLIGEFRELGGVGIEVISGSHSRDEACLYAQRARDFSLLASAGSDYHGPEHPYMELGRLPNLPPSCAPIWADW, encoded by the coding sequence ATGGGCAGCCCTTATGACCTCCACACCCACTCCACCGCCTCCGATGGCACCCTGACGCCAACGGAGTTGGTGGCCCGTGCGGCCCAGGTAGGCATCCAGGTGCTGGCACTGACCGATCACGATACACTCAATGGTATCGCCGAGGCCCAGGCCGCCGCCGCCAAACGGGGTTTGAACCTGATCCCCGGCGTCGAGATCTCGGTTACCTGGAGCGGGCGCACGATCCATATACTGGGACTGGGGCTGGACCCCTCGACTCCCGCACTGAATGCCGGCCTGCTCGGGGTGCGCGAATATCGCAACTGGCGGGCCAAGGAAATCGGCCTGCGCCTGGCCGCCAAGGGCATCGAGGGGGCCTATGCGGGTGCCCTGGCCCTGGCGGCCGATGAGCGTTTTGTGGGTCGCACCCATTTTGCCCGCTTCCTGGTCCAGCAGGGTTACGCCGCCACGGTGCGCGAGGTCTTCAAGCGCTACCTGGTCAAGGGCAAGCCTGGCCATGTGACAGGCGATTGGGCCTCCCTGGAGGAGGCTCTGGGCTGGATTCGGGAGGCGGGTGGCCAGGCCGTCATCGCCCACCCGGCGCGTTACAGTCTCACGGGCTTCAAGATGCGCCACTTGATCGGCGAGTTCCGCGAGTTGGGGGGGGTCGGCATCGAGGTGATTTCCGGAAGTCATAGCCGGGACGAGGCTTGTCTCTATGCCCAACGGGCGCGCGATTTTTCCTTGCTCGCCTCCGCTGGCAGTGATTATCACGGACCCGAGCACCCCTATATGGAGCTAGGCCGCCTGCCCAATCTGCCGCCCAGCTGCGCGCCCATCTGGGCGGATTGGTGA
- a CDS encoding YciI family protein, with translation MLYAIIATDKPGSLPARLTARPAHLERLHALQDQGRLILAGPHPAIDCADPGEAGFSGSLIVAEFSDLETAQAWAADDPYALAGIYGAVQVKPFRKVFPT, from the coding sequence ATGCTCTACGCCATTATCGCCACCGATAAGCCCGGCAGCCTGCCGGCCCGCCTGACCGCTCGCCCGGCCCACCTGGAGCGGCTGCATGCCCTCCAGGACCAGGGCCGCCTGATCCTGGCCGGGCCCCACCCCGCCATCGACTGCGCAGACCCCGGCGAGGCCGGCTTCAGCGGGTCTCTGATCGTTGCTGAATTTTCCGACCTTGAAACTGCCCAAGCCTGGGCGGCGGACGACCCCTATGCCCTGGCGGGCATTTATGGGGCGGTCCAGGTCAAACCCTTCCGTAAGGTATTCCCGACCTGA
- a CDS encoding peptidylprolyl isomerase yields MNKRLLHIACLSALLTTQVFAAEEVKVPAAPAQEAAAAQAEPPSDTTIATVNGQQFSLGLFRLFYAERLRASKAENTPEFQNLAFNEFVNIIVTAQDAKTRGLENNPELGYALELQKMQLLSRLVLEQTASTIHPSDTDIKKIYDEQVAKMDRLEYKARHILVKEEDEAKKVIKELDGGKKFEELAKAHSDGPTGKNGGDLGWFDANQMVPAFSEVIVTMKPGAYTKTPVQTQFGWHVILLEETRKMEPPTLESVKPEIVAALQREGLTKYIGELQEKAKVDLNPELIKQTPVEAQPEAQPKAK; encoded by the coding sequence ATGAACAAGCGCCTGCTGCACATTGCCTGCCTGTCCGCCCTGCTGACCACCCAAGTCTTTGCCGCCGAAGAGGTCAAGGTGCCCGCTGCCCCCGCCCAAGAGGCCGCCGCGGCCCAGGCCGAGCCGCCCAGTGACACCACCATCGCCACCGTCAACGGCCAGCAATTCTCCCTCGGCCTCTTCCGCCTCTTCTATGCCGAGCGCCTGCGCGCGTCCAAGGCCGAAAACACCCCCGAGTTCCAGAACCTGGCCTTCAACGAATTCGTGAATATCATCGTCACGGCCCAGGATGCCAAGACCCGGGGCCTGGAGAACAATCCCGAGTTGGGCTATGCCCTGGAACTGCAAAAGATGCAGCTCCTGTCCCGCCTGGTCCTCGAACAGACCGCCTCGACCATTCACCCCTCCGATACGGACATCAAGAAGATCTACGACGAGCAGGTCGCCAAGATGGATCGCCTGGAATACAAGGCGCGTCATATCCTGGTGAAGGAAGAGGATGAGGCCAAGAAGGTCATCAAGGAACTGGACGGCGGCAAAAAATTCGAGGAGCTGGCCAAGGCCCATTCCGATGGTCCCACCGGCAAGAATGGCGGCGATCTGGGCTGGTTTGACGCCAACCAGATGGTGCCGGCCTTCTCTGAAGTGATCGTCACCATGAAGCCCGGCGCCTATACCAAGACGCCGGTCCAGACCCAGTTCGGCTGGCACGTCATCCTACTGGAAGAGACCCGCAAGATGGAGCCCCCGACCCTGGAGAGCGTCAAGCCCGAGATCGTCGCCGCCCTCCAGCGCGAAGGCCTGACCAAGTACATTGGCGAACTGCAGGAAAAGGCTAAGGTTGACCTCAACCCCGAACTCATCAAGCAAACGCCGGTAGAGGCTCAGCCCGAGGCACAGCCAAAAGCCAAATAA
- a CDS encoding DUF599 domain-containing protein: MAFEFSSELFLSSSWYLVADLLGMLLLLAYHQRLGWVYRRHPERTSRGRADRLRRAWVEAVRAKNGDILAIQTLRNWVMTASVFASTTIMIGLGLVAASFQGLNMANLSNAVSFLPMGGDLARTKLLILATLFFSAFLRFVIALRFYNQTGFLINLPATIFTGVAEDEIAETLNSAAGHYNRGSRIFLLTIPFVLWLVGPDWFLLGVIITLFSLRRFDYILGSKD; the protein is encoded by the coding sequence ATGGCCTTTGAATTTTCCTCCGAACTGTTTCTCTCCTCTAGCTGGTATCTGGTCGCCGACCTGTTGGGGATGTTGCTGTTATTGGCCTACCATCAGCGTCTGGGTTGGGTGTACCGCCGGCACCCGGAGCGCACCAGCCGTGGCCGGGCGGACCGGTTGCGCCGGGCCTGGGTCGAGGCGGTGCGGGCCAAGAATGGCGATATCCTGGCTATCCAGACCTTGCGCAATTGGGTGATGACGGCCTCGGTCTTTGCCTCCACCACCATCATGATCGGGCTCGGTTTGGTCGCCGCCTCTTTCCAGGGGCTCAATATGGCCAATCTATCCAATGCCGTCAGCTTTCTTCCCATGGGCGGGGACCTGGCCCGGACCAAGCTCCTGATCCTGGCGACCCTCTTTTTCAGCGCCTTCCTGCGCTTCGTCATCGCCCTGCGCTTCTATAATCAGACGGGGTTTCTCATCAATCTGCCCGCGACCATCTTTACCGGGGTGGCCGAGGACGAAATCGCCGAGACCCTCAATAGCGCCGCTGGGCACTACAATCGTGGCAGCCGGATCTTCTTGCTGACCATTCCCTTCGTCCTCTGGCTGGTGGGGCCGGACTGGTTCCTCCTCGGCGTCATCATTACCCTCTTCTCGCTCCGCCGTTTTGATTACATCCTCGGGTCCAAGGACTGA